A single Halarcobacter anaerophilus DNA region contains:
- a CDS encoding D-2-hydroxyacid dehydrogenase gives MKIVFLDRETLGKDISLEKFKTLGDVTIYEITDENQRLQRVKDADVVITNKVVIDKEIMDNSKIKLICIAATGTNNVDLEYAKLKGIEVKNVAGYSTSSVAQHTISLVLHFVQKLDYYSNYVKNKKWQNSETFTHLDVPFCELENKNWGIIGLGAIGEKVANIAKSFGCNVNYYSTSKKNFNSNFNSISLEELVKTSDIITIHAPLNETTYNLINKTYLNMMKDGAILINVGRGGIINEKDLAEILKTEKSLYCGLDVLEKEPIEESNPLNKVLDNNKLIITPHVAWASVEARRRLIDLVYKNIIDYKF, from the coding sequence ATGAAAATCGTATTTTTAGATCGTGAAACTTTAGGAAAAGATATATCGCTAGAAAAATTCAAAACTTTAGGTGATGTAACTATATATGAAATAACAGATGAAAATCAACGCTTACAAAGAGTTAAAGATGCTGATGTCGTTATAACAAATAAAGTGGTAATAGACAAAGAGATAATGGATAACTCAAAAATTAAATTAATATGTATTGCAGCAACAGGAACTAACAATGTAGACCTAGAATACGCAAAACTAAAAGGAATTGAAGTTAAAAACGTTGCAGGATACTCAACTTCAAGCGTAGCACAGCATACAATTTCATTAGTCCTTCATTTTGTACAAAAGTTAGACTATTACAGCAATTACGTAAAGAATAAAAAATGGCAAAACTCTGAAACATTTACCCACTTAGATGTACCCTTTTGTGAATTAGAAAACAAAAACTGGGGAATAATAGGATTAGGAGCAATTGGAGAAAAAGTTGCAAATATCGCAAAATCTTTTGGATGTAATGTAAATTATTATTCAACTTCTAAAAAGAATTTTAATTCAAATTTTAATTCAATATCACTAGAAGAACTTGTTAAAACTTCTGATATTATTACAATACATGCTCCTTTAAATGAAACAACATATAATTTGATTAATAAAACATATTTAAATATGATGAAAGATGGAGCAATTTTAATCAATGTAGGAAGAGGCGGAATTATAAATGAAAAAGATTTAGCGGAAATATTAAAAACTGAAAAAAGTCTATATTGTGGGCTTGATGTTCTAGAAAAAGAGCCTATAGAAGAATCGAATCCTTTAAATAAAGTATTAGATAACAACAAACTTATAATTACACCTCATGTTGCCTGGGCTTCTGTTGAAGCAAGAAGAAGATTGATAGATTTAGTTTATAAAAATATAATTGATTACAAATTTTGA
- a CDS encoding FAD-dependent oxidoreductase codes for MIDILIIGSGGAGLSAALKAKEENASVLVVSKTHTTHSQTCQAQGGINAVLETTENDSIENYEKDTYKASHKLANKKSLKYFCENSKQTINWLDSIGVPFSRDENNNIAQRKFGGTKAKRTCYSSDYTGHKILHTLYDQCIKNSIDFKNEHLLLKLLTKNNTVTSALFLDIKTGEIVQIDAKTVILATGGYGGIYHNFTTNSYATTGDGIAVAFKAGAKLSNMEFIQFHPTSLLNKNILISESARGEGGYLIDSKGKRFIDELKPRDEVARAIYKKYEEGDKVYLDLTHLGKEKIEEVIPQERRLVLDFLKIKMEEEVIPITPSAHYSMGGILTDEYAQTNIENLFACGECAQSGIHGANRLGGNSLLEIVTFGRLAAKNAAKKAKEVKCEEKNENNLETEKKRVAKILKKEKNEDFYKSKNIIGELLFNKVGLFREKNTLEEALKYLEEEKNKIKSMGIEDKSKEYNKNLVEYLEFENILLLCQIVTNCAYKREESRGAHFRTDFIKEDKKFDKISICKLENSDIITTFEEIK; via the coding sequence ATGATTGATATACTTATCATAGGCTCGGGAGGAGCAGGATTAAGTGCAGCATTAAAAGCTAAAGAGGAGAATGCTTCTGTTTTAGTAGTATCAAAAACTCACACTACTCACTCTCAAACCTGCCAAGCCCAAGGCGGCATAAATGCAGTATTAGAAACAACAGAAAATGATTCTATTGAGAATTATGAAAAAGATACCTATAAAGCCTCCCATAAACTTGCAAATAAAAAGAGTCTCAAATATTTTTGTGAAAACTCCAAACAAACAATAAATTGGTTAGACTCAATCGGAGTTCCTTTTAGCAGAGATGAGAACAATAATATAGCACAAAGAAAGTTCGGAGGAACAAAAGCCAAAAGAACTTGCTACAGTTCTGATTATACAGGACACAAAATTCTTCATACGCTTTATGACCAATGCATTAAAAATAGTATCGATTTTAAAAATGAGCATCTTCTTTTAAAACTACTTACAAAAAACAATACCGTAACAAGTGCCCTGTTTCTTGATATAAAAACAGGAGAAATTGTACAAATAGATGCAAAAACGGTAATTTTGGCAACAGGAGGATATGGAGGAATCTACCATAACTTTACTACAAACTCTTACGCCACGACAGGAGACGGTATTGCAGTTGCTTTTAAAGCAGGTGCAAAGCTTTCTAATATGGAGTTTATTCAATTTCACCCTACTTCACTACTAAACAAAAATATATTAATTAGTGAAAGTGCAAGAGGAGAAGGTGGATATTTAATAGATTCAAAAGGCAAGCGTTTTATTGATGAACTAAAACCTAGAGATGAAGTTGCAAGAGCAATATATAAGAAATATGAAGAGGGTGACAAAGTATATCTAGATCTTACTCATTTGGGAAAAGAGAAAATAGAAGAAGTTATTCCCCAAGAAAGAAGATTGGTTTTAGACTTTTTAAAAATAAAGATGGAAGAAGAGGTAATACCTATAACTCCATCGGCTCATTACAGTATGGGAGGAATATTAACAGATGAGTATGCCCAAACTAATATAGAAAATCTTTTTGCCTGCGGAGAATGTGCCCAAAGCGGTATTCACGGAGCAAATAGACTTGGAGGAAACTCTTTATTGGAAATAGTTACATTCGGCAGATTAGCGGCTAAAAATGCGGCTAAAAAGGCAAAAGAAGTTAAGTGTGAAGAAAAAAATGAAAATAATCTGGAAACAGAGAAAAAAAGAGTAGCCAAAATCTTAAAAAAAGAGAAAAATGAAGACTTTTACAAATCAAAAAATATAATTGGAGAGCTTTTATTTAATAAAGTAGGTTTATTTAGAGAAAAAAATACTTTAGAAGAGGCATTAAAGTATTTGGAAGAGGAAAAAAACAAAATTAAAAGTATGGGAATAGAAGATAAAAGTAAAGAGTATAATAAAAACCTAGTTGAATATCTTGAATTTGAAAATATTTTACTTCTTTGCCAAATAGTAACAAACTGCGCATATAAAAGAGAAGAGAGCCGTGGGGCACATTTTAGAACGGATTTTATAAAAGAAGATAAAAAATTCGACAAAATATCTATTTGCAAACTTGAAAACTCTGATATAATCACTACATTTGAGGAAATCAAATGA
- a CDS encoding succinate dehydrogenase/fumarate reductase iron-sulfur subunit, with translation MKIRIKREKSKEKKPYIEEFEIDKEETILNALIEVKEKKDNSFAFRCGCKTGVCGSCAVRVNGTERLACKTHFKDNDLVEPLNNAKVIKDLIVDLEHEYKLLENSETFLHKASSGQITKSDEKLIDTQSNCILCQSCFSSCPVYEVNKDFLGPYSLTRALRYVNDKKESNSAPILEKIQNNGIWDCTLCGNCTLVCPQFIDPKSDIMNLRMKSVQKGYEDKSIASFNSGFDTGFDSFGGFNPNGF, from the coding sequence ATGAAAATTAGAATAAAAAGAGAAAAAAGTAAAGAAAAAAAGCCTTATATAGAAGAGTTTGAAATAGATAAGGAAGAAACAATACTTAATGCTCTAATAGAAGTAAAAGAGAAAAAAGACAACTCTTTTGCTTTTAGATGCGGTTGTAAAACAGGAGTTTGCGGAAGCTGTGCCGTAAGAGTGAACGGAACTGAAAGATTAGCCTGTAAAACGCATTTTAAAGATAATGATTTAGTTGAACCTTTAAATAACGCAAAGGTAATCAAAGATCTAATAGTAGATTTGGAACATGAATATAAACTTTTAGAAAACAGCGAAACTTTTTTACATAAAGCAAGCAGCGGGCAAATTACAAAAAGTGATGAAAAACTTATTGATACCCAAAGTAATTGTATTCTTTGTCAAAGCTGTTTCAGCTCTTGTCCTGTTTATGAAGTAAATAAAGATTTTCTAGGTCCTTATTCTCTTACAAGAGCATTGAGATATGTAAATGATAAAAAAGAGTCAAATAGCGCTCCTATCCTAGAAAAAATCCAAAATAACGGAATTTGGGACTGTACTTTATGCGGTAACTGTACTCTTGTCTGTCCTCAATTTATTGATCCCAAAAGTGATATTATGAATTTAAGAATGAAATCCGTACAAAAAGGGTATGAAGATAAATCAATAGCATCTTTTAACAGCGGCTTTGATACTGGTTTTGATTCTTTTGGAGGATTTAACCCGAATGGATTCTAA
- a CDS encoding TRAP transporter substrate-binding protein, with translation MRNFLKIILFLSLFFSFSYAQKVYRLKMATTWTSTQSPLFDTALHMAKLAQELSNGELKIRVDASNKHKAPFGVLDMVKGGQYDLAHTASYYWKGKDIATLPFTSMPFGLTAPEQYAWFYEGGGLELMQKIYAKHKILSFPGGNTGVQMGGWFRKEIKSLDDLKGLKMRIPGFAGEIMAKLGVQVTNIAGGELYTSLERHTIDALEWVGPSMDINMGFHKVAPYYYTGWHEPASEMQFIVNKRVFDKLPKHLQIVLTSAMKLAAYDMYIQNYDMNATAWQKMKKEYPNIQVKTFPKKVMDAMKKANKELRAEMSAKSPEIKEVLDSQDAYMKKIREWSKMSDYLYLKDNI, from the coding sequence ATGAGAAATTTTCTTAAAATTATACTATTTCTTTCTCTGTTTTTTAGTTTCTCTTATGCTCAAAAAGTATACAGACTAAAAATGGCAACAACTTGGACTTCAACTCAGTCTCCTTTGTTTGACACGGCGCTTCATATGGCAAAATTGGCGCAAGAGCTTTCAAACGGGGAATTAAAAATAAGAGTTGACGCTTCAAACAAACATAAAGCGCCTTTTGGTGTTTTGGATATGGTAAAAGGAGGGCAGTATGATTTGGCTCATACAGCTTCGTATTATTGGAAAGGGAAAGATATCGCTACTTTGCCTTTCACTTCAATGCCTTTTGGTTTAACTGCACCTGAACAATACGCTTGGTTCTACGAAGGCGGCGGTTTGGAACTAATGCAAAAAATCTATGCAAAACATAAAATACTATCTTTCCCCGGAGGTAATACGGGAGTTCAAATGGGTGGATGGTTTAGAAAAGAGATTAAATCTCTTGATGACCTAAAAGGATTAAAAATGAGAATCCCAGGTTTTGCAGGAGAGATTATGGCAAAATTAGGGGTTCAAGTTACAAATATTGCAGGGGGAGAATTATATACCTCTTTAGAAAGACATACAATAGATGCTTTAGAGTGGGTAGGACCTTCAATGGATATTAATATGGGATTCCATAAAGTTGCTCCTTATTATTATACAGGATGGCACGAACCGGCTTCTGAAATGCAGTTTATCGTAAATAAAAGAGTATTTGACAAACTGCCTAAACATTTGCAGATCGTACTTACTTCTGCCATGAAATTAGCTGCTTATGATATGTATATTCAAAATTATGATATGAATGCAACAGCCTGGCAAAAAATGAAAAAAGAGTATCCTAATATTCAGGTAAAAACTTTTCCTAAAAAAGTAATGGATGCAATGAAAAAAGCGAATAAAGAGTTAAGAGCCGAAATGTCGGCAAAATCTCCTGAAATAAAAGAGGTTTTAGATTCACAAGATGCTTATATGAAAAAAATAAGAGAGTGGTCTAAAATGTCGGATTATCTTTATTTAAAAGATAATATCTAA